Part of the Oncorhynchus nerka isolate Pitt River linkage group LG14, Oner_Uvic_2.0, whole genome shotgun sequence genome is shown below.
ATGAATGTAataatgttttgatttttaactCGTGGTCCATGGGTTTTTAACGGGTTCATCAGTGTTTGTTACAATAGTGTAGGGCTAACTTGATAACGTTACATTGTAAATCATCAAGTGCTGCGGCCTACCATGTTTTTATTACACTCAATGTGTAGGTCATAGCTAGCAAGTTACCTTGCCCAGACATTATGCGGCTATTGCTCAAGCACTGGGAGCCTCGAAACTTTGCCAGTTAGCCTACATTTAACAGCGTCATTTGTCAGTCTGCTTTGGAATGACAATGTGTAGCTATAGCCTTGCTGTAGGTTATTAAGTAGCGGTGTATAGGCTATTTCTGAAGCCCCATAGCAGCGTCTAGGCAATTGTAGCCTGACACTTTTTAATTCAGAGGTCCGGTTTTATGGGACGCTGTCGGCTTGCAATGAAACTGTAATTTAAATATTCggtatcacaacattattatTATAGGGCCTATAATGAACTATTGTTGTTCCCGCTTTTTAGAGTACTGCTATGGGAATAGTTATCGTAGGATAGCCTACAACTGCGGACCAGAAATCTCTCGACTGGGGGAGAAGCATTATTATCGTGGGTATGCTTTGCAAGGTTGCCTCGTATTCCAAGTGCAGCATCGCTGTGTAATAAACTGCTCGTGCTCAGTGCATTGAATGGTTTGTGAAGTGTAAAGCAAATGCCGAGTGACCCTTCCCTCGTCTACCTCCAAGGTCGTACATATCTCATCTTGATTCTTTCGAGTCTACAGTCAGGCCTGCTTAGGCATGCATATACATGCTGTGTGTGGGTGTACACAGAGCGAAACACTAACCGAATCCTTTTATTAGGTACTGGAGTAACTTTGTTTAGTTGGCCGTTATTCTAACCTTGTCAAAGGTGACTGTCAGAACAACTTATGACACTGGATTTTCGGGGGTGGGTTTTGCAGTCCAgaacttttcctgttgaaaaacaatatcCCAAGTATAAATAAGTACACACACGTAATCGTACCCAAAATATGTTTTGCGCAAAACTGCAAACTTCAAGGAGTTGGTCTGAAGAGTGCACTCTGTCACTGTCCTCCCCTTTGCTTGAGGGAAAACTATAGGATCAATAGAccactaggtagcctagtggttagagcgttgggccagtaacgaaaggttgctagatcaagtcctggagctgacaaggtaaaaacatcTATCgttcaaggcagttaacccactggttcataggccgtcattgtaaataagaatttgttcttagctgacttgcctagtaaaataaaatatataaataaagaaCAAAGGCCCACCCCCATCTTGTGCCATGTCATGAATACTTGGACTATTACAAAGTGACATTTGTTGTGTAAATCGGGTGATTCAATTAGGTGAAAAGGAGCCTGGAGTGCATCTTTAACAAAAAAAAGCTAGCAAGGTGTCATGGACCTTCACACAGGGTCTGTCATGTGAAACTAGTCTGCAGAATGAGAGGAATCTATGATGAACCAGCCTTGAGTACAGCATATAAAGTGAAGTTCCAGCATGTTGTTTAATCCAACATGGTATGTCGTATTTTTatagtattgtgtgtgtattctacaatgtagaaaatagttttaaaaatactttaaatgAGTAgttgtgcccaaacttttgactggtactgtagttgtGGCTATCAAGAAAATGGAGGGTATAGGAGCTAGCGTTGCTTGAGTATTTTGTGCCAAACAGATGCTTGTCATTATATTAATGAATTCTGACCATTTGGAAAAGTGTAAACAACATTAAATAAGTGTACAAGAGAGTATGTTCTAACggaaattataaactgggtggttcgagccctgaatgctattggtatttggccaatatactacggctaagggctgtatccaggcactcgaTGTTGCTTTGTGcacaagaacagcccttagctgtggtatattagccatataccacacccattAATTTGCTTAAAAATAATATAAGTAAAGCCTTTATTACAATAGACTAAAAACAGTTGCATGCATTTGTGAATTGCAGTTTTTTTTTTAGGCTAAATATTCAAAGCTCCATTTGTTTAATTTTAAAACTAAAATGCTTGATTACATTTCAAAGCATGAATGTCTACTATGCTGTGTGATTGCATTAATTAATTAATGATTGATACGGTAGCCTTTTTATTGAAATATCAGCCTAAGTAAGGTATTAAGGCTAAACAGGAAACACTCTTAGGCCTACAACTTGATGATGGTTATGCTAGGCTGCTATACAAAGCCTACTAATGATAACAACATGACTTATGATAATGAGGGTCATGATGATAATTGTAATAAGAATAAGGAGATTTAAAAAAGGAGGGTATAGGAGTGAGCGCTGCGTGCATATTATGTGATGAACAGGTGCTGTTACAATATTTTTCTGCCTGTTTGGGAccgtgtaaacaacactaaattcTAAGTAATGCCATTCTGTTCTAACCACCAAAAttgtaaagcctttattacagcatagCAAAGATTTAAAAACAGCTCAATCTGTGAAATTTCTTTATCAGACATTTTGCCGTTGTGAGAGGCTTGGCGCTGACAGAATCTCTATGATATTAAACAAATACTCAGAGAAGCAGGggctctcttttttttctttttttcttctactgtgttattgacttgttaattgtttactccatgtgtaactctgtgttgttgtctgttcacactgctatgctttatcttggccaggtcgcagttgtaaatgagaacttgttctcaactagcctacctggttaaataaaggtgaaataaaaaaatctttAGCTATATTTGGAGGATTTTTAAAGCCATTAGATTATAGACTTAATTAAACTGGAGTGTCCTCTATACTCAATTTTCTTAGACAATTAGGCTAAGACAAACTATTTTCTTGTTGCTGCTTCCTCCGCCGCTTTGTTGTCAATCCCAATATGCAGGTAAACTTTGATATTATGCACGTAGCAACATAGGGAAAGGTGCGAATTCTTCAGCGCAATGAAGATTGTTTCAGAACCAAGGACGGCGACCATATCTAACGCAGAAGAAAACGCGTTTCTTATAAAATATTAGAGTTGCACCATTAtttttacataatataaccataTGCAATTTCACATGTTTTAGAGTGATAGACTGCCATCCCtgtggcctccacaatggattagtccactgagacaggtgccaatcagacaggtgtcttctGCACTATGAAAAAATAAAGTGAATTGCGGCTGCTTAACTGAAGAAATCTTGGTCCACCAACAGTCGACTAAATTGGGCAGCCCAAATTACAGGACACAAACcgttgcgcctggcacctacaacaataccctgtttaaaggcacttaaatattttgtcttgcccattcacctctgaatggaacacatacacaatccaggcctaaaaatccttatttaacttgtctcctccccttcatctacactaatgTGAGTGTGACATTAATAatagatcatagctttcacctggtcagtctgtcatggaaagatcaggtgttcttaatgttttgtatactcagtgtatgctAATGATAGAAGCTACACAATCTATATGATTTGCCTACAGAGAATATTGAATTGGACAGCAAGGGATGTATAATTTGCTAACCAGGTCTAAGCACCTTGTCATTCACTATGGAACATGACACCGAGGCTCTGTTTTGATAGAGAAGTAACTGGGTCATGACAAAGGGAGAACAGGTTTTGAAATGGGTTGACACAGGCAGACCTTTTTTTTCCTACTagttcttttgaccaatcagatcagttcTGAGAAATATCTGAAGTGATTGGTTAAAAGACCAATTCATGGGAAAATTCTCAAAATTGGGCTCTTTGTGTAAACATAGTATTGGTGACCATGTATAAGAAACCCACATTTTTGATCTCTCTGCCCCACTGAAAACAACTCTGATCTTGGTTTCTCTGGAGGCATTTGAAGGCTACCTGTTTTTCCCCTGCACATCAACATCTTTACCTGAGTCATTTTAAGGGCAGCCTACCATTCACCTATAATCCTATGTCATTCATCAACAAGCCTCTTACAGGTTCCTCCATCAGGTGAAATACGTGAAAGTTCTGTGTGCTTCAGTTTTGGGGTATGAAGAAACTGAAATATTGTTAAAATCCCAGTGACTAGAGCCTCCTCACAGACAGCTCACATTCAGAAAGGCTATCATGGCCCTGGCTGTCCACCTGTACTGTGCAGACTGACTGTCAATTCCAGCTTTACAGTGGCCTGGAACGCGCAGAACACAGTTCAAAGTCCATGTTCATGGTGATCAGACctggctcgtgtgtgtgtgtgtgtgtattggtgctTGCTATGGGGCAGTGGAAGCCCAGCTGCCACACACCCTAGTAGGCTGCGGAAAGAAGGGGGGGGGGTTCCTTCCTTCTACAGGCTGGACCTGCTCTCGGTCTGTTAAGGAAAGGCATGCACAGACTTCATTTTTTTTATATGGAGTGCTTTGACCAATCAGCAGTGGAGCAGCTGGGCATGCTCAGTAGGTACAGGGAGGTTAAACATTAGCCCTGGTGGTGGCACAACCGCTCCTCCTGCTAGAAACTAGATCTTTGTGTTGCAGCTTGTTTTGGTTCACAAGTAGAAACAAATATTACTTCTAAGCCACGGTAATGGGAATTTCTGTCTTTGAACATTTCTCAACGAGGCAATAGAAAACCATGGTGTGACCTATGTCTAGTCTGGGGCTTTTATAGGCATACATGTATGTTAGGTTCAGGCTGTTGTGTCTTTCTTCACCGGGAGCTGTTGACAAAAGTGCTATGTCTTCAGTGTTTTATGTATTCCAAAGCATTGTGCAGTTCATCAATTCAAGTTGTGTGGCATGAAGAAAAGAATTTGCAGGAATGATTTCACTACTTTACTGTAAGTCATTTGTTAGTCTAGGCCTATTCACAGGAGTAACGCCTTATCAGGTTTCATTTCAGTAGTTTCTTTGAAGCTCTGCTCCCACCTGTAAACTGCCATGATCGTTTTTAAAACATTTCTTGTAAGTCTTTTTGGCCAAGCTACCATAGGACAGTTCCCTTTTGACCATCACATGTTGTTCTCCCAGTGCCGTGCTTATTGTCAGCTGTGTGAACAGGGCTGATGCATTTGGAATCTATTTGCCGCTCACACACCCTTCTAGATTTTGTGGGCGtgattacacacacactatagaataCCTGCTATGGTCTTTACACTATATTACCCAGGTGTATTATGCCATTTTTTGGGGTGAGTGTCAAATGAGACACTTAGGCTATTCAAAATGTTGACCACTGTCTTAACTTGAATATCTTGTTTGACACTATAATCCTGCACTCCAAATGAGTGAAACTAAAAGACTCACAGATCTCCCTCCAATAAGCTAACCTTAGCCTTTCtcgccctctttctccctctcgctctacaGGTGTAGCTGCTAGGGTCCTGAGGAGATGCCACTGAGGTTCCGGTCTATTGTCCCGTACACACTGCCTGGAGTGCTGGCGCTTATAGGCTGGTGGTGGTACATCTCACGCAAGAAAGAGCAAATCACCAACCATGACAGTGAGGAGGGGGCAGCGGCCATGGGCTTGCTGGCGTCCCCGGCCCCCAGTGATGGCAGCAACGGCCTGGTAGAGAAAGGGACAGTGTCCTTCTGCGCCACAGCCACTACCCccacaaccagcagcagcagctgcagagagagaacagccagCAGCAGAGTCAGACCATCCAAGGCCAAAGAGCAAAGGTCAACAGAACAGGAGGTCGTAGCACAAATTCACATCCCGGCCATTAAGGCCCAGGCAGTAGAGGTACAGAGTACGTCATGTTCACCTACAGAGAGGGCCTCCCACCACCCAGACAGAGCCAACGCAGTCACAGAACCTGGTGTAGATAGGTGCCAACAGACACCCAGGAGCAGTTCTTCTCCTGCAGCCTCACCCTTACAAACACAGACCAGGAAGGAGAGCTGGGCTCTCCACGGAGAACACGGGGCCACTGGGCAGAGACCGCCAGTCGCCATTGCCTATGTTACAAAGCCGGTGAAATCAATGGTTACTGAGCAGGTCCCTGCTTCAGTGAAGGAGGCCATCGCCACAACATCAGAAGCACTTGTTCTCTCCCAGACGGCCCACGCCACGACTAGTTCCTCCACAGCAGCAGACCTGATGAATGCAGAGAGGCCTGAGCCAGAGGGGGAGGTGGCAGCAGCACATGAGGCAGCAGTGGCCTTCAACCAGAACCTACAAGTGGAGCTGGTGGCTAAAGATGCCCTCCTGGTCCCCTCCAGCAGTACCAAAGATGAGCTGCTCTCCTCGTCCTTCATCCCAGCTGAGACACCGGCCCAGGCCCTGAAAGTAGTCACACATGAGCTTCTTTTCCCAGAGACCCCCACATCTTCGCAGGGCTCCTACCATGCTGTTGTGACTAGTATTTCGGCCTTCCCCGCCCAAGGCCACCAGCAGGAGAATGGGGCCCCCTGCAGCAGCGAGGAGCTGGAGGACCTGGCAGCAGGTCTGATCACTGAGGTCATCTGGGCAGCCACCCAGGAGGTCCTCAGCGTTGCCTCCTGTCCGGAGACCTGGCTCGGCCAATCCGCTGCCGAGCCCTGCTGCAGAAGCACCCCGCTGGCCAATGGGAGGCCATGCTCTGAGCAAGAGCCACTCACAAGGAACATGCAGGAAGGGTCCTCCCCAATAAGCCACGCTGAGATGGAGTGGAGAGCACAGCAGAAAGAAGGGATGCCCAACGGTTGCCCGCCCGCCCCGGCATGGGAGCCAATGGGGACCGCAAACGCACTGAATAACCCCTgggcggcagcagcagcatccTCGCAGGAGGGGAGGCGTGAGGCCAGCAGCGT
Proteins encoded:
- the LOC115141937 gene encoding A-kinase anchor protein 1, mitochondrial-like, encoding MPLRFRSIVPYTLPGVLALIGWWWYISRKKEQITNHDSEEGAAAMGLLASPAPSDGSNGLVEKGTVSFCATATTPTTSSSSCRERTASSRVRPSKAKEQRSTEQEVVAQIHIPAIKAQAVEVQSTSCSPTERASHHPDRANAVTEPGVDRCQQTPRSSSSPAASPLQTQTRKESWALHGEHGATGQRPPVAIAYVTKPVKSMVTEQVPASVKEAIATTSEALVLSQTAHATTSSSTAADLMNAERPEPEGEVAAAHEAAVAFNQNLQVELVAKDALLVPSSSTKDELLSSSFIPAETPAQALKVVTHELLFPETPTSSQGSYHAVVTSISAFPAQGHQQENGAPCSSEELEDLAAGLITEVIWAATQEVLSVASCPETWLGQSAAEPCCRSTPLANGRPCSEQEPLTRNMQEGSSPISHAEMEWRAQQKEGMPNGCPPAPAWEPMGTANALNNPWAAAAASSQEGRREASSVPVNLDKLKGNEGAMVAEDSACSTCHSEDGVSIEDQQSRESQEDLIQVSGMSEGEGGLRQVPEEVVTTEQVMAALPGHVLGAVGEMKRLNGMALRNGSHGMSETETDQSGGSDVNSMDSVDSGCTMGARDSSGSPAMALGSELIVWEIEVPKHLVGRLIGKQGRYVSFLKQSSGAKIYISTLPYTQEFQICHIEGSQQQVDKALSLIGKKFKDLNLTNLYAPPPLPLTLPSLPMTSWLLLPSGVTVEVIVVNIVSAGHLFVQQHTHPTYHALRSLDQQMFLCYSQPDTPTLPSPAEVGVICAAPAVEGAWWRAQVISFYQETSEVEIRYVDYGGYDRVKIDTLRQIRSDFVTLPFQGAEVLLDNIAPLPGEKSFSTEASSALEEMTRGVALLAQVTNYDNNTGLPLVQMWNMVGEELISVNRTLAERVMGTWVDSF